The Procambarus clarkii isolate CNS0578487 chromosome 56, FALCON_Pclarkii_2.0, whole genome shotgun sequence genome includes a region encoding these proteins:
- the LOC123770774 gene encoding beta-1,3-galactosyltransferase 4 — protein MVVAVADVVVVGRRRGRKFCGSCLKFLVFLVALVPVSLVVSGFLSQLFRENSRQYALRRHQGSRDIVTSRTCHGSVHTQCPDELDREMLKHFLTTTRKKRTSSMRERVREYRDLNMKLGRPPAFLAPRNLSVRYFLLETAFCSIPDIQMIFYVHTAPANQERREVIRDTWGSPEWYPILRHKVVFVLGWTTSNESRASLRQESDIYHDLIMADFVDSYRNLSYKAVTALHWVSQHCRQPGYVIKTDDDIFVNIFALKRFLDYSLNFTTQTTIKVKDVEVNETKEISTVKPGNAPADANITGKEHEWERPEIQCLVWIGMMVIRDNKSKWYVDPNEYKPNTFPPYCSGNAFFMTQPAVYALMNASLTCPFLWVDDVYLTGVLAEAAKVPHVHRNSLYELDGNKFVESLIAGNKVFLHHPQHDADTRREMWKLLLEKEVPQHAHT, from the exons atggtggtggccgtcgccgatgttgtggtggtgggccgCAGGAGAGGACGCAAATTTTGTG GGTCGTGTCTGAAGTTCCTGGTGTTCCTGGTAGCCCTTGTGCCCGTCTCCCTGGTGGTGTCGGGCTTCCTGAGTCAACTCTTCAGGGAGAACTCGAGGCAATATGCCCTCCGCCGCCACCAAGGCAGCAGGGACATCGTCACCTCCAGAACCTGTCATGGTTCTGTCCACACTCAGTGTCCCGACGAGCTCGACCGCGAGATGCTGAAGCACTTCCTCACCACAACCAGAAAG AAAAGAACTTCCAGCATGAGAGAAAGAGTCAGAGAGTACAGGGACCTGAACATGAAACTGGGAAGACCTCCCGCGTTTCTGGCTCCACGTAACCTCTCCGTCAGGTACTTCCTGCTGGAGACCGCCTTCTGCAGTATCCCGGATATACAG ATGATCTTCTACGTGCACACGGCCCCAGCCAATCAGGAGAGGCGAGAGGTCATCCGGGACACCTGGGGGAGCCCAGAGTGGTACCCGATATTACGTCATAAG GTTGTGTTTGTCTTGGGGTGGACCACGAGCAACGAGAGTCGGGCCAGTCTGCGCCAGGAGAGCGACATCTACCACGACCTCATCATGGCAGACTTCGTAGACTCGTACCGGAACCTGAGCTACAAGGCCGTGACTGCTCTTCACTGGGTCAGCCAACACTGTCGCCAGCCTGGCTACGTTATCAAGACGGACGATGACATTTTCGTTAACATATTCGCTCTCAAGCGGTTCCTCGACTACTCCTTGAATTTCACAACGCAAACCACGATTAAAGTGAAAGACGTTGAGGTGAATGAGACGAAGGAGATTAGTACAGTGAAGCCCGGCAACGCACCAGCAGATGCAAATATTACCGGGAAAGAGCACGAATGGGAACGCCCTGAGATCCAGTGTTTAGTCTGGATAGGAATGATGGTCATACGAGACAACAAGTCCAAGTGGTACGTCGATCCTAACGAGTACAAGCCCAATACTTTTCCTCcatattgctcgggcaacgccTTCTTCATGACGCAACCCGCTGTATACGCCCTCATGAATGCCAGTCTGACGtgtcccttcctgtgggtggacgaCGTGTACCTGACGGGCGTGCTGGCAGAGGCTGCCAAGGTGCCCCACGTCCACAGGAACAGCCTCTATGAACTCGATGGCAACAAGTTCGTGGAGTCTTTGATCGCGGGCAACAAGGTGTTTCTTCACCACCCACAGCACGACGCCGACACCAGGAGAGAGATGTGGAAACTCCTACTCGAGAAAGAGGTGCCTCAGCACGCCCACACTTGA